Proteins encoded together in one Labrus mixtus chromosome 18, fLabMix1.1, whole genome shotgun sequence window:
- the hhipl1 gene encoding HHIP-like protein 1 gives MERGSVPAAGLMWILGVLVTCSGPVRSHPQCLDFKPPFRPLQELTFCVMYRDFGCCDFDRDQQLMRKYYVIMDQFDYHGYATCASYVQDLLCQECSPFAAHLFDAEDPSTAVRTIPGLCPDYCSMFWRKCSSTLPLISDDPVVSRFKDDEMRLCRHLELEDPDYCYPHLLSNDRLTQNLGRVQSDSDGCLQLCLEEVANGLKNPLAMVHANDGTHRFFVAEQVGLVWTYLPDRSRLEKPFMNITKAVLTSSWEGDERGFLGLTFHPKHKFNGKLYVYYSVEVGFDERIRISEFRVSPNDMNQVDHRSERVILEIDEPASNHNGGQLLFADDGFLYIFTGDGGMAGDPFGKYGNAQNRSALLGKALRIDVDDNERGPLYRIPPDNPFIHERGARPEIYAYGVRNMWRCSVDRGDPRTKEGKGRIFCGDVGQNKFEEIDIIEKGRNYGWRAKEGFSCYDKKLCANSSLDDVLPIYAYPHKMGKSVTGGYVYRGCEYPNLNGMYIFGDFMSGRLMSLQEDRVSGQWRYNEICMGKGLTCTFPGLINNYQQYIISFAEDEAGELYFMSTGIPSATSPSGVVYKVVDPSRRAPPRHCHYDPQPIRVKSNLIKFVPQETLIGEEPQSRHRPDAPPTESYDWIQELIDQLGELGPDLTTAPPTTSTSKPTRHSRRKGRRKKGKSRAESRVEFQDGAVRLAGDEEGRSDRGRVEVFVGGEWGTVCDDLWTTNNAAVVCRQLGYRFALKAAKNSEFGEGRDLRILLDDVQCEGSEATLLDCKHAGVATHNCAHYEDAGVICGNSDYVIHV, from the exons ATGGAGCGGGGTTCTGTTCCTGCCGCGGGTCTGATGTGGATCCTGGGGGTCCTGGTGACGTGTTCGGGCCCGGTTCGGTCCCACCCGCAGTGTCTGGACTTCAAACCTCCGTTCAGACCGCTCCAAGAGCTGACGTTTTGCGTCATGTACCGAGACTTCGGCTGCTGTGACTTCGACAGAGACCAGCAGCTGATGAGAAAGTATTACGTCATCATGGATCAGTTCGACTACCATGGCTACGCGACCTGCGCGAGCTACGTCCAGGACCTGCTCTGTCAG gAGTGTTCACCATTTGCGGCTCACCTGTTCGACGCCGAGGACCCGAGCACCGCGGTCAGAACCATCCCTGGACTCTGTCCGGACTACTGCTCCATGTTCTGGAGGAAGTGCAGCTCCACCCTCCCCCTGATCTCTGACGACCCGGTCGTCTCTCGTTTCAAAGACGACGAGATGCGTCTCTGTCGACACCTAGAGCTGGAAGATCCGGACTACTGCTACCCTCACCTCCTCAGTAACGACAGACTGACCCAGAACCTGGGCCGGGTCCAGTCCGACTCTGACGGCTGTCTTCAACTCTGTCTGGAGGAAGTGGCCAACGGGCTGAAGAACCCCCTCGCCATGGTGCACGCCAACGACGGCACGCACCGCTTCTTTGTGGCCGAGCAGGTCGGCCTGGTGTGGACTTACCTGCCGGATCGGTCCAGACTGGAGAAACCCTTTATGAACATCACGAAGGCGGTCCTGACGTCGTCCTGGGAGGGAGACGAGAGAGGATTCCTCGGACTCACCTTCCACCCAAAGCACAAATTCAACGGGAAGCTGTACGTGTATTACTCTGTGGAGGTCGGGTTCGACGAACGGATCCGGATCAGCGAGTTCCGCGTGTCTCCCAACGACATGAACCAGGTGGATCACCGTTCTGAGAG GGTCATTCTGGAGATTGATGAACCGGCCTCAAACCATAATGGAGGACAGCTTCTCTTTGCAGATGACGGCTTCTTGTACATTTTCACCGGGGACGGAGGGATGGCCGGAGACCCGTTTGGGAAATATGGGAACGCCCAGAACAG GTCGGCTCTGTTGGGTAAAGCTCTGCGTATTGACGTGGACGACAATGAAAGAGGTCCGTTGTACAGGATTCCTCCCGATAATCCCTTCATACACGAGCGTGGGGCTCGTCCCGAGATCTATGCGTACGGCGTCCGGAACATGTGGAGGTGTTCCGTGGACCGGGGGGACCCGCGGACCAAAGAGGGCAAAGGTCGGATCTTCTGCGGGGACGTGGGTCAGAACAAGTTCGAAGAGATCGACATCATCGAGAAAGGACGAAACTACGGCTGGAGGGCCAAAGAGGGATTCTCCTGCTATGACAAGAAGCTGTGCGCCAACAGCTCGCTGG ACGACGTGCTGCCGATCTATGCGTACCCTCATAAGATGGGGAAGTCGGTGACCGGAGGCTACGTGTACCGAGGCTGCGAGTACCCCAACCTCAACGGCATGTACATCTTCGGAGATTTCATGAGCGG gcgtCTGATGAGTCTGCAGGAGGACAGGGTGTCAGGTCAGTGGCGGTATAATGAGATCTGCATGGGGAAGGGTCTCACCTGCACCTTCCCCGGACTCATCAACAACTACCAGCAGTACATCATCTCCTTCGCTGAGGACGAGGCtg GTGAGCTGTACTTCATGTCCACTGGAATCCCGAGCGCCACGTCACCTTCAGGAGTCGTCTATAAAGTCGTCGACCCGTCCAG ACGAGCTCCACCGCGACACTGTCACTATGaccctcagccaatcagagtgaagaGTAACCTCATCAAGTTTGTCCCTCAAGAGA CATTGATTGGTGAGGAACCTCAAAGCAGACACAGGCCCGATGCTCCGCCCACAGAGTCATATGATTGGATCCAGGAGCTCATAGACCAACTCGGGGAGTTGGGACCAGACCTGACCACGGCTCCGCCCACCACCAGCACCTCCAAACCCACCCGACACTCGAGGAGGAAGGGGCGCCGCAAGAAGGGCAAATCCAGGGCTGAGAGTCGAGTGGAGTTCCAGGATGGAGCGGTGAGGCTGGCGGGAGACGAGGAGGGGCGGAGCGACCGAGGACGGGTGGAGGTGTTTGTGGGTGGGGAGTGGGGCACCGTGTGTGACGACCTCTGGACCACCAACAACGCGGCGGTGGTCTGCAGACAGCTGGGCTACAGGTTCGCTCTGAAAGCAGCGAAAAACTCTGAGTTCGGGGAGGGGCGGGACCTGCGGATCCTACTGGACGACGTTCAGTGTGAGGGGAGCGAGGCCACCCTGCTCGACTGCAAACATGCAGGCGTGGCTACGCACAACTGCGCCCACTATGAAGACGCCGGAGTGATCTGTGGAAACTCAGACTATGTTATACATGTCTGA
- the LOC132993619 gene encoding cyclin-K-like, giving the protein MRTSAQNNSSQQHRWSVQVNVVFLKPELQNPPLASGPAPPQDEPVPDTLELLRPLLYWDRKDPAGLDHIKPCWYWDKKDLVHTPSQAEGLDPATEARYRREGARFIFDAGTRLGLHYDTLATGIVYFHRFYMFHSFKQFPRYVTGGCCLFLAGKVEETPKKCKDIIKTARGLLNDVQFAQFGDDPKEEVMVLERILLQTIKFDLQVEHPYQFLLRYAKQLKGDKNKVQKLVQMAWTFVNDSLYTMVALQWEPQIIAVAVMYLAGRLSKFDLQEWTSKQTNRRWWEQFVHDVPVEVLEDICHQILDLYSQAKQQIPDGGMSAGDTPLPPSILSPSVPPPTKKTSPQTSPRPPRPAQPSPKEDNKVIKLTNPELPPPPPPPPPPPPVSMNTDLKPPSSYPPAPEPPSKPPPPPLPHCPPPPPPPPIDLPPPSSSLLSSEGYQTIQSMMNTSIPQACAPPMNYHHYPPGTTAYNAPPLSVYSYLLGPPPSVMGLPPSLSGAYHPPPNTGQHQLPPPMPPGMLPPGQNHRTWMR; this is encoded by the exons ATGCGCACATCAGCACAGAATAACAGTAGTCAGCAG CATCGCTGGTCGGTGCAGGTAAATGTAGTTTTCCTAAAGCCGGAACTACAGAATCCTCCTCTAGCTTCAGGTCCTGCTCCCCCGCAGGACGAACCGGTGCCGGACACCCTGGAGCTCCTCAGACCCCTACTGTACTGGGACCGGAAGGACCCGGCCGGCCTGGACCACATCAAACCATGCTGGTACTGGGACAAGAAGGACCTGGTCCACACTCCGTCCCAGGCTGAGGGTCTGGATCCCGCCACCGAGGCCCGGTACCGCCGAGAGGGGGCCCGGTTCATCTTCGACGCGGGGACTAGACTCGGCCT ACACTATGACACTCTGGCTACAGGCATCGTTTACTTCCATCGTTTCTACATGTTTCACTCCTTCAAACAGTTCCCCAGATAT GTAACAGGAGGATGCTGCCTCTTCCTGGCAGGTAAAGTGGAGGAGACTCCAAAGAAGTGCAAAGACATCATAAAGACGGCTCGCGGTTTGCTCAACGACGTCCAGTTCGCTCAGTTTGGAGACGATCCAAAG gaggaggtgatggtgttggaGCGCATTCTGCTGCAGACCATCAAGTTTGACCTGCAGGTGGAGCATCCATACCAGTTCCTGCTGCGCTATGCCAAGCAGCTCAAAG GTGATAAGAACAAGGTGCAGAAACTGGTTCAGATGGCCTGGACCTTCGTCAATGACAG TCTGTACACCATGGTGGCCCTGCAGTGGGAGCCTCAGATTATCGCTGTAGCCGTCATGTACCTGGCAGGTCGTCTCTCTAAATTCGACCTCCAGGAATGGACCTCCAAACAGACGAACCGCCGCTGGTGGGAGCAGTTTGTCCACGACGTACCTGTGGAGGTTCTAGAAG ATATCTGCCATCAGATCCTTGATTTGTACTCTCAGGCCAAGCAGCAGATTCCTGATGGAGGGATGAGTGCTGGagacacccccctccccccctccatcctGTCCCCCTCAGTCCCTCCCCCAACGAAGAAGACTTCCCCTCAGACCAGCCCTCGACCCCCCCGACCAGCACAG CCGTCTcccaaagaagacaacaaagtCATCA AGCTCACTAATCCAGAGCTGCcgcctccgcctcctccacctccacctcctcctcctgtttctaTGAACACAG ATCTTAAACCCCCCTCCTCCTACCCTCCAGCCCCTGAGCCACCCTCTAAACCACCACCCCCTCCTTTACCCCACTGCCCCCCtccgccccctccccctcctatAGACCTGCCCCCTCCCTCCAGCTCTCTGCTGTCCAGTGAGGGTTACCAGACCATCCAGTCCATGATGAACACCTCAATACCTCAGGCCTGTGCACCACCCATGAACTATCACCACTACCCCCCAGGCACCACCGCCTACAACGCCCCTCCTCTGTCAGTCTACAGCTACCTGCTGGGTCCGCCCCCCTCCGTCATGGGGCTACCTCCTAGTCTGAGCGGGGCGTATCACCCTCCTCCTAACACGGGACAACATCAGCTGCCCCCTCCTATGCCACCTGGGATGCTGCCGCCCGGACAGAACCACAGGACCTGGATGAGATGA